A window of the Dunckerocampus dactyliophorus isolate RoL2022-P2 chromosome 21, RoL_Ddac_1.1, whole genome shotgun sequence genome harbors these coding sequences:
- the LOC129174203 gene encoding probable G-protein coupled receptor 141, with amino-acid sequence MASKPAFTPTSMLTVSPQNDSTVPPEHRQEHHMVLIVIYTLVLLIGTTSLSLTIFIMKSRTASTTSIAVLNLIFAHFVFLLTVPFRIYYHAAQHWSLGFGWCKVVSSMIHIHMYMSFSFYVVILITRLLPFYRKAELLASPPRIYALAASVVVWMLVFVFVTCIIYFSYGKANDDSLDDSVRCFKFGKSIGSAAKVINYIISTLIITVAIVLTGLQANVLWLLYRKHHQRCTCQQDFGAQLKSLCFAIIMVVCFIPYHLFRLYYLEHLELQNLNEVLLSLTTFNCLDMLTLLGRRTCSLCFPGKAI; translated from the coding sequence ATGGCCTCAAAACCAGCCTTCACCCCAACCTCCATGCTGACCGTGAGCCCCCAAAATGACAGCACGGTACCACCGGAGCATCGTCAGGAGCACCACATGGTCCTGATCGTCATCTACACGCTGGTTCTGCTCATCGGCACCACCAGCCTGAGTCTAACAATATTCATCATGAAGTCCCGGACGGCGTCCACCACCTCCATCGCCGTGCTCAACCTCATCTTCGCTCACTTCGTTTTCCTCCTCACCGTGCCCTTCCGGATCTACTACCACGCCGCCCAGCACTGGAGCCTGGGCTTCGGCTGGTGCAAAGTGGTCAGCAGCATGATCCACATCCACATGTACATGTCTTTCAGCTTCTACGTGGTCATCCTCATCACGCGGCTCTTGCCGTTCTACCGCAAGGCCGAGCTGCTGGCGTCCCCGCCCAGGATTTACGCGCTCGCCGCCAGCGTGGTGGTGTGGATGCTGGTGTTCGTCTTTGTCACTTGCATCATCTATTTCTCTTACGGCAAGGCCAATGACGACAGCTTGGACGACTCGGTTCGGTGCTTCAAATTCGGCAAAAGCATCGGATCCGCCGCCAAAGTGATCAACTACATCATCAGCACTTTGATCATTACTGTAGCCATTGTGCTGACGGGCCTCCAAGCCAACGTGCTGTGGCTTTTATACAGGAAGCACCACCAGCGATGCACGTGCCAGCAGGACTTCGGGGCTCAGCTGAAGAGCCTTTGCTTCGCCATCATCATGGTGGTGTGCTTCATCCCCTACCACCTCTTCCGACTCTATTACTTGGAGCACCTTGAACTGCAGAATCTCAATGAGGTGTTGCTGAGTTTGACCACCTTCAACTGCTTGGACATGCTCACGCTCTTAGGGAGGAGGACTTGCTCCTTGTGCTTCCCAGGAAAGGCTATTTAA